The following DNA comes from Oncorhynchus clarkii lewisi isolate Uvic-CL-2024 chromosome 22, UVic_Ocla_1.0, whole genome shotgun sequence.
ACAGTATCACTGAGTACAGTTACATGAACACAATTATTGTGATAATAGAATATTgtgaatagtcagattaatataaaaGTTTGATTTTAATAAtgtacatgctttgcaagaattactatttccctaataatcctgtttacaagGGCACATCTGAAATCATTTGATGAATGCAGAAAATCGCCAATCAAAATCAAGCGACCATGTTAGTTTTGTGAAGCCTGTTTGATTCTGAGTTTGGATATACAacgtttgtatgtgaaaactatttctaagatgcaTACTTTCAGTTTTTCCGAACTCACTTCACTCGCGCGAAAGAAGAACGCTTGCGTTGTTTATGCACATGCACAGATCAATTACACGGCTGTAACCTATGTGTTTTAATCGACGTATGCTTACTTCAATTAAGATAAGCCGAGTGAGGAgtttacatgactaatgccatactcggCCTATTGCCATAATCAGTTCAATAtcaaattattagtgtgcatACTCACGGTCAGCTTTTGATTTTACAGAGGTATTTTATTTCTTTACATCTGTATCCACAGACGGAGATAAAGAATGTGAGTGAAGTGGCTTATGATGGCAACCGGAGCGCCCAGTGGCCCATTGGGATCAATCCACCCTTTGAGCCCAAGTCTCGCTTCGAGGTCCTTCGATGGGACTACTTCACGGAGGAACAGGTGTATTCGTGCATCGACGGCTTCCCCAAGTGTGAACTGCGCGGTATTGATCGTTTGGACGTGGCCGACGTCATCGAGATAGCCATGGGGGAGTTGAACAAGAAGTACAAGCCTGTCCTCCACTTGAAGAAGCAGCAGCTGATCAATGGCTACCGGCGCTTCGACCCCACTCGAGGCATGGAGTACACCCTGGACCTGCAGCTGGAGGTAGTCAACCAGAAAGGTCACAGTAGCTCCATCACCAAGAGGGTCCACCTGGTGCGTCCCCTGAGTCGCATCGAGATCATCCCCATGCCTTATGTCACAGAGGCCACCAGAGTTCACATCATCTTACCGCTGAACGTTCAGGATCGAGATTACGTCAACCATTTTCTTGAAGTGTTGGCCGTAAATTCGTTTGAGACCAGTGAAAACGCCATCTTGACTTTCCTGTTCATCTACGACCCATTTGAGGCCCAGCAGGTCAACCAGAATGACATCTTCGCCAGTGTTAAAACCCAGATCAATGCCTACGAACGCAAGTATCCAACAGTGAAGATCCCGTGGATAAGTGTCAAGACCGAAACCCCCTCTCAAATCAAATTCATGGACATCATCTCGAAGAAGCACCCAGTAGACACTCTGTTCTTCATCACCAACGTCAACACCAACGTCAACTCAGAGTTCCTCAACCGTTGCCGCATGAACTCCATCAACAACTGGCAGGTGTTCTTCCCAATCCACTTCCAGGACTACAACCCAGACATTGCCTTCCATAACCAGGAGCCCCCACCCGCAGTAGACCTGGTCAAGGACGCCGGACACTTTGACCGCAGTTCGTTCGAGGAGGCGTGCTTCTACAACACTGACTACATGGCGACGCGCACACGCATGGCCTCCGACGTGCAGGAGAACGAGGAGATCCTGGAGACCTTGGATATCTACGATATGTTTGTCAGGTACTCAACCCTGCATGTGTTCAGGGCTGTGGAGCCAGCCTTGCACCAGAAGTACCACTACCAGGCCTGTAACCCTCGGCTCAGTGAGGACATCTACCACAGGTGTGTCCAGAGCAACTTGGATGGCCTGGGAGCCCGTTCCCAGCTCGCCATGCTGTTATTTGAACAAGAGCAAGGAAATAGCACTTGATCACACCTCGCTTAGAAACTTCaccttgaatgtgtgtgtgattgggtgtatgtgaatgtgtttgtgcatgtttgtgtgtttgcgtgcgtgtgattgtgtgcatgtctgttttAAAACTAGTGCAGtacattcctaaaaaaaaatgtttttactgaaTACAAAAAACCATGCTGGAACCAAATGGGGTGGTTTTGAACATTGAAAGTATTTTAAACCTTTGATTTGGTGGTCATGCAGGGATGCCTATATCAATATTTTTTAATATATTAGAAAAGTTCTACATACATTTGATGTTGCTCTCAAGGGTATGGCTTTTAACCTGCACAGCTTTTGATACTTGGTCCTTTGCAGTTTAGTAATCACTACTAAAGCACATCTCAATATGTGTGCCTTTTAATGTCTGTCGGTCCTCTTGTATTTTCATGTCCCTTGTTACATCAAGCAAAATAAGTAGATTTACATGTACACATTTATCAATATTTGAGGCCTCATATTTCCACACTACACAATTCATATTTTAATGTGTAAGCTGGCATCTGAAATATAGATTCACTCTACTCAAAGATGTTAAACGGAAGAAAGCTTTATGGCACTGACGTAATCAGATGCACCGTGAGATTACTGTTAGGTTAAGAGGATTGGACATTATGTGTCGGTACTGTAGGTCCCCGTAGGTGAGGTAGAAAACGAGCCCGTAGGGTCTCTTTAGGAGGTTGCAGCATTACACATTctttaaaaaatcaaataaaaagcaTATGATTGTCTGTTATTTAGAATAGGAAATCATGTCATCTTTATCtgttacatttctatctgcaacactCTAAACATTTCACCCCTCTGAATACACGGTTAGATACTGTATGTTTCTCTGACCATATTGCTGGAGAGTCCTTGAAAATAACTGAGGCCAACTTTGTGACTGGACTAGTTCACATAAGTTGCTGGTTTCAGTATGTACCACACTAAAATGTCATCTCAATATATTAAAGTAGCAATTTGAAAGCAGTTGCATTTTAAGAATGTAGTTATTGAGGGCAATCAGGATTGTGGTTTGTAATGTATACGTTGGTAGTCAACGTTGTAACATGAATGCTATTAAATTTCTATTAAATTTCTATTGCATCGGAATATACCTgaagacatacagttgaagtcggaagtttacatacaccttagcatttcaactcagtttttcacaattcctgacatttaatcctagtaaaaattccctgtcttaggtccgttaggatcaccactttattttaagaatgtgaaatgtcagaataatagtagtgattttttttttcagctttcatttctgtcatcacattcccagtgggtcagaagtttacatgcactcaattagtatttggtagtgttGCTTCTaagttgtttaacttgagtcaaactttttgggtagccttccacaagcttcccacaataagttgtgtaaATTTTGGcctacagagctggtgtaactgagtcaggtttgtaggcctccttgctcgcacacactttttcaattctgcccacaaatgttctatagggttgaggtcaaggctttgtgatggccactccaataccttgactttgtaattcctttagccattttgccacaactttgggagtatacttggggtaattgtccatttggaagacccatttgtgaccaagctttaacttcctgacctgatgtcttgagatgttgcttcaatatatccacatacttttctttcctcatgatgcactcttttgtgaagtgcaccagaccgaccccctgcaacaaagcaccccacaacatgattctgcctccccggtgcttcacggttgggatggtattcttcagcttgcaagcctcccctttttcctccaaacataacgatggtcattatgaccaaacagttctatttttgtttcatcgggccagagaacatttctccaaaaagtacaatctttgtctccatgtgcagttgcaaaccgtagtcaggcttttttatggcgttttTGGAGCAGTAAAACCGTAGTCGGGCGGTTGTATGGCAATTCTGTAGcacaaccagacttgtggaggtctacaaaacttcttctgaggtcttggctgatttcttttgattttcccatgatgtcaagcaaagaggcactgagtttgaaggtagagcttgaaatacatccacaggtacacctccaattgattcaacttatgtcaattagcctattagaagcttctaaagccatgacaccattttctggaattttccaagctgtttaaaggcacagtgaacttagtgtatgtgaacttctgacccactggaattgtgatacagtgaattataagtgaaataatctgcctgtaaacaattgttggaaaaatgacttgtgtcatgcacaaagtacatgtcctaacaaacttgccaaaactatagtttgataagacatttgtagagtggttgtaaaacgagttttaatgactccaacctgagtgaatgtaaacttccgacttcaactgtacatagtttAAATCCCATTGATATTGACATTTCCCTGCAACATTTCTGCCAAGttataataataatcacaattattattataattattgtgtatatatacatttcCATGGTACCACATTGTAGCCCTCAATATGTAATAGTTTGGCATCGAGCAAATAGCTGTACACTGCAATTTCTCAGTATTCAAAAACTCAGTATTGTGCAAACAGAGGCCTTTTGAGTGGGTGCAGCAGGTACCAGTAACCTGAGAAGTAAAATATGtgcaatactgtatatatatgaacAAATTCTAACTGTCCATTCAAGGACTGGGATTTTATTTGTTTGACATGTTGCAAATTGAGAATATGTTCTAAAGTTATATTTATAAAGCTTATACCAAGCCAATATTCTTTGTAACACTGAATGTGACATGGCCTACATTGAAGGTAGACAGTGAAATGACGTTGCAACGAGCAGCAGCGCAGATGTTGCGATGAGACGCAAGACTTTGTTCTCGTACAGTCACACACCGTATCTGCGCGTGTGTATGGGTTCGTACGGGACTGAAACTGCCTCGCGCTTCAACGCTCTTATTTGTTGCGGAAGTTGACCCACTATGTTGTTGACTTTGTGCATCTATGTCCTTTCGCTGAGTCTACAGTACCTTTTTTAAGACTTTACTGACATTACTGTTTTGTGTATAAATTAATACACTACATTTTAAGGATTTGatttgtattgtattatactgaAATAAACACTATGGACACTGAATCTACCATGAAATGAATACATACTAAAAAGAAACAACCAAATGCCCTTGTAAATCTAGAttttacatgtacagtgccttcagaaagtattcgcacCCTTTTACTTTTATGtaactgatctacacacaataccccataaagtcaATGTGGAATTTGGTTTGTAGAACATTTTAGAAaggaataaaaaatgaaaagtcaataagtattcaacccctttgttatggcaagcatagataagttcaggagtaaaaatgtgcttaacgaatcacataagttgcatggactcattctgtgtgcaataatagtgtttaacataatttttgaatgctacctcatctctgtaccccacacatacaatgaaTTATATGTAACTtccctcagtcgagtagtgaatttcaaacacagattcaaccacaaagatgtgggaggttttccaatgcctcgctaattacactttggatggtgtatcaatacactcgaAAGATACAGCCGTccctcctaactcagttgctggagaggaaggaaactgctaagggatttcaccatgaagccaatggtgactttaaaatggctgtgataggaaaaacTAATGATGGATCAACAATTGTAGTTACTCCCCAATACTAGCCTAATTGAGTgaaaggaaacctgtacagaaaaaaactattccaaaacaggcatcctgtttgtaataaggcactaaagtaatactgcaaaaaatgtggcaaagcaattcactttttgtcctgaatacaaagtgtcatgtttggggcaaatccaataaagCACATTATTGAGTACCACcatccatattttcaagcatagtgttggccgcatcatgttatgggtgtgcttgtaattgttaaggactggggagtgttTCTGgataaaaaagaaatggaatggagctaagtacaggcaaaattctagaggaaaacctggttcagtctgctttccaccagacactgggagattaattcacctttcagcaggacaataacctaaaacacaaggccaaatttacgctggagttgcttaccaagaagacagggaATGTTCCTTAGTTGCCGAGTTAGTTTATTTACTTAGACAACCAAAAAAAGTAGATTTAACAAtgaaaattgttgtctagcaatgaacaacaaccaatttgacagagcttgaagaatattgaaaagaataatggaaaaatgttgcaaaatccaggtgtggaaagctcttagagacttatccagaaagactcacagctgtaatcactgccaaaggtgcttctgcaaagtattgactcaggggtgtgaatacttatgtaattgagatatttctgtatttcatttcaaataaattattacattttgaattcagtctaacacaagaaaatgtggaatcattttaggggtatgaatactttctgaaagcactgtatatgaTTTTCCATGAGGTTTTGTAATTGCATCCAAAATATGCATGTCTATTTTGCTGGAGACCATTTGAGATTACAATACATTATGCAAATTCAGAATGATGAAGCTCAAATAGAGATTTCCATTGTTTCCCTTGTATCtgatgtgtgtaaatataatatGTTAGGGATAATCCACGAGGGGCTATGCGGTGTGACCTTCCacggagttgcattattttccagagaatgcatagagccccgagttgattatcccttttataccatggctataattgaacacatttgttGCTAGAAAGGTGTTAATTTGcctgtagaaatgtgttcaacatccactgaagtagctagcaagtttactagatggCTAGTTGCCATGGTcaccaaacagacttgctagtttagctaaccaaaccaatCAGTCCTAGCTTGTTattatgaaaatcgaattcaacaataccaatactgttttcaatttgacttttgctttcaaaagcaactaaaaaaacatgtaaaaatgaGCTATTGCCATTGAATTCTACCGCGCAAATATAGCATgtgttatttaagcaataagtcatgagggggtgtggtatatggccaatataccatgactTGTGGAGTgcttggatacagcccttagctgtggtatattggccatataccacaaacacccgaggtgccttattgctattataaactggttacaaacgtcattaaaaaaaaaaacatttttgtcatacccgtgatataccacggctgcCAGCCAATCGGCAtttagggctcgaaccacccattTTAAAAAGGCAAATAATGCCCACTATAGGATGCCCTTTGAGCCAATCTGGAAGGACTATTAAACAATGCCATGGTATGTCATCTAATTGTTATGACAAATCTTCAGATAGTAGCTTTGTTTAGGTGAGGCGATGGCGTAATCGACATTTCCTGCTTTGCATTTTACACTGTTGACTATTCTCTGTTTACTACCAGTGTAAGTATTGGATTCAGTCGTTTGAAGTGTCCAGGGTATGTTTCTAATGGTAGTGTTAACCTAACTCATTATTAATCTAATTGAGAAACAGTGACCACTTGGAAATTCAATCCATATCCTCCCCATAAAGCAGCTGTCCCAAGTCTGTCCAGACCTATATTAAAAAGGTCCTGTGTACAGCACAAGCTGTAAAttgtgtctcccccccccccccccctctataggACATCCGTTACAAAACAAACAACCGCAGAACACTTCCAACctacaaatggaaaatgaaataaTCATAAATCTTCTGTTACAAACATGTTCCATGTCATATTACTGAGTACATCACTATTGTGTAGATACAAGACTCAATGGTGTACTGAAATCCTCAATGAACTGTGAATTATTGTAATGATGGAATAAACAACTAAAGTGTGAACATTTTTgtcttagttcctttttttaagTGTGGTTTGGTAATGACCTAGCATGTACAGTAGAAATGGTGAGCGGAGCATTCCATTTAGGAGGCAGTGGAGTCAGCAAAGCTAATGTTGTCCTTTAGGTGTCAGCAAAAGAGCACAATCATTCAGCCATGGTCAAATGTCAGATGTTAATCAAACAGGTGAAAGACCAAGTTACTTATATGTTCAAAACTGCACAAGTTTCAAAGCCAATACACTATATTATATTTGGTATATTCTGTATATATTAGCATATTCTGTATATCTTATCT
Coding sequences within:
- the LOC139380345 gene encoding chondroitin sulfate synthase 2-like, translated to MRFSMFISLLRPIGPVIIGISLGFTLSLLSVNWVEESCFLNGKASEEISLSQDGNSKGARRPNSISTVKDVDAEEDFEPRIVPYKPVQQSKPNTLFRAKYISTELGIRERLFVGILTSKSTINTLGVAVNRTLSHHLDTVVFFTGMRNRKVPHGMFVVTHGDERLIWNMFQTIKYILEHYVHEYDWFYLAQDDTYTEADRIKQLVAHLSMDRELYMGSPEEFIGGEMEGRYCYGGFGYILSRTLLLRLKPFLENCRNDILSARPDEWLGRCIIDYANTNCVDEHEGLQYYHYEMGKNSDPSKEDNMQFKNALTVHPVSDPEQMYRLHKHFTEIELQRTYDEIEKLQTEIKNVSEVAYDGNRSAQWPIGINPPFEPKSRFEVLRWDYFTEEQVYSCIDGFPKCELRGIDRLDVADVIEIAMGELNKKYKPVLHLKKQQLINGYRRFDPTRGMEYTLDLQLEVVNQKGHSSSITKRVHLVRPLSRIEIIPMPYVTEATRVHIILPLNVQDRDYVNHFLEVLAVNSFETSENAILTFLFIYDPFEAQQVNQNDIFASVKTQINAYERKYPTVKIPWISVKTETPSQIKFMDIISKKHPVDTLFFITNVNTNVNSEFLNRCRMNSINNWQVFFPIHFQDYNPDIAFHNQEPPPAVDLVKDAGHFDRSSFEEACFYNTDYMATRTRMASDVQENEEILETLDIYDMFVRYSTLHVFRAVEPALHQKYHYQACNPRLSEDIYHRCVQSNLDGLGARSQLAMLLFEQEQGNST